The Thiohalomonas denitrificans genomic interval GACCTCGAGGAGATATCCGGTGTTAACGACCGGGTACAACTCGCCGCCCTGGAGCGCAGCTATCAGCGTCGTCGCGCCGAGGAGTTGATGCGCAGTGGGGCGACCCTGATCGATCCGGCCCGGTTCGACCTGCGGGGGACATTACGGGTGGGCCGGGACGTCAGCATCGATGTCAATGTTGTTGTCGAGGGGGAAGTATCTCTTGGTGACGGCGTGACCATCGGCGCCAATTGCATCCTGCGGGACGCGGTGATCGAAGAGGGCACGACCGTCGAGCCGATGACCATCATCGAACAGGCCCGTATTGGACCGAACTGCCAGGTTGGTCCGTTTGCCCGCGTCCGCCCCGGCACGGAGATGGCCGCAAAGGCGAAGGTGGGCAATTTCGTGGAAGTAAAGAAGAGCCGCATCGGTGCCGGATCCAAGGTCAACCACCTCAGCTATATCGGCGATACCATCATGGGTGCCGATGTCAACGTCGGTGCCGGTACCATTACCTGTAACTATGACGGCGCCAACAAATACCAGACGAACATCGGTGATGGCGTCTTTATCGGTTCGGATACACAACTGGTAGCTCCGGTTGAAGTTGCAGATGGCGCAACCATCGGTGCCGGATCTACCATTACCAAAGATACACCGGCCGGTGAACTGACCCTCAGCCGGAGCAAGCAGATCACCATCAAGGGCTGGAAACGGCCTGTCAAGAAAAGTGGTTAGTGGCTAGTAGCGAGTGGCTAGGATAGTGTGACGTTAGGGAGAACCGTCGGGCGGGACGGCCTGGATGGTGTTTTCATCGGAACTTCGGGCTACCTTACTAGCAACTAGTCACTGAACATTAGGATTTAGAACATGTGCGGAATCGTCGGAGCAGTAGCGGAAAGGGATGTCGTTCCGATTCTCATCGAGGGCCTGCGCCGTCTTGAGTATCGGGGGTATGATTCGGCAGGGGTGGCCGTCATCGACGAGGAAGGGGTCCTGCAGCGCCTGCGACTACCGGGGAAGGTCGACGGACTGGCGGATGCCCTGAAGGGACAGGAATTGGCCGGCTATACCGGGATCGCCCATACCCGGTGGGCCACCCATGGCAGGCCCAGTGGCAACAATGCCCATCCTCACGTTTGTCGCAACACGGTGGCCGTTGTCCATAACGGCATCATCGAGAACCATGAAGCGTTGCGACGCAGCCAGCTGGCGCGGGATCACCTCTTTACCTCCGAAACGGATACCGAGGTCATCGTTCACCAGGTTCACGACTATCTCCACGAGGGGTGCGACCTCCTCGAGGCGGTGAGGAGTACCGCCTCCGATCTCGAAGGGGCGTTTGCCCTGGGCGTCGTCACCGATCGTGAACCGGACCGGCTGGTGGCTGCCCGACAGGGGAGTCCCCTGGTGATCGGCGTCGGCATTGGCGAACACTTCATTGCCTCCGACGTCGCGGCCCTGTTACCGGTCACCCGCCGCTTTATTTTCCTGGAAGAGGGCGATATTGCCGACATAACCCGCGAACGTGTGGTGATCTACGACGCTGAGGGGAACAAGGTCACCCGCCCCGTCAGGGACTCGGAGCTTTCGGCCGATTCGGTCGAGCGTGGTGAATTCCGCCACTATATGCTCAAGGAGATCCATGAGCAGCCGCGGGCTATCGCCGACACGCTGGAGGGTC includes:
- the glmU gene encoding bifunctional UDP-N-acetylglucosamine diphosphorylase/glucosamine-1-phosphate N-acetyltransferase GlmU encodes the protein MSNHLEVIILAAGQGTRMRSSLPKVLHPLAGKPLLGHVLDTARQLEPTGIHVVYGYGGKQVIDTFEEESVHWAEQAEQLGTGHAVAAALPGVAEEATALILYGDVPLIGPNTLQRLVEAVSGETLVLLTAILDDPHGYGRIIRDYKGQVQRIVEQKDATTEERSVCEVNTGMMAMPAARLKEWLGRVENNNAQGEYYLTDIIALARADGVAVEAVIDDDLEEISGVNDRVQLAALERSYQRRRAEELMRSGATLIDPARFDLRGTLRVGRDVSIDVNVVVEGEVSLGDGVTIGANCILRDAVIEEGTTVEPMTIIEQARIGPNCQVGPFARVRPGTEMAAKAKVGNFVEVKKSRIGAGSKVNHLSYIGDTIMGADVNVGAGTITCNYDGANKYQTNIGDGVFIGSDTQLVAPVEVADGATIGAGSTITKDTPAGELTLSRSKQITIKGWKRPVKKSG